Genomic segment of Hydra vulgaris chromosome 11, alternate assembly HydraT2T_AEP:
GGACCTGTGAATTGGCCTCCAAGATCTTTTGATTTAACATCGCTAGACTACTTTCTGTGGGGCTATGTAAAGTCATTGGTCTATGCGGATAAGCCACAAACGCTTGACCATTTGGAAGACAACATTCGCCGTGTTATTGCCGATATACGGCCACAAATGTTGGAAAAATTCATCGAAAATTGGACGTCCAGATTGGACTACATCCGAGCCAGCCGTGGCGGTCATAtgccagaaatttttaaaatgtggcattacattttaaatatttaaaatgtaatgccACAAGATTAtctttctaataataaaaattcttgtcAATCGAATAATCCATCGttgttttattgcaatttaaaGTTCTATACCTCTAAAAAAAACACcctttaataaaattgtcatTACAGGATCGAAATGTTTTAcacttttatcatcaaaatcaaCATGTGTTTTCGAATAATGCATTGAAtttcaataatgattttatgtaCAACTGGTACCAGTGCACCAAGTGAGCGTCTTTTCTCTGACgcattaaacaatttgtttgcAAAGCGAAACAGAATGACAACtgaatattttcaaatgttaatgtttttgtacaaaaattaggaactttttaatttagtttaaatttatttaatgtaaaacggAAGTTTTTTCgagaaataattatatttttagtttattttattaatatatcttttttgtgctataaactgttataaactctgttgttataaatttttacagtCGCGTTGCAAGGAGAGGTGGCAAAGGGGCAATTGTCTTCTCAGTTAAGCACgggacgtttttaaaacgtttaaaaattattaaaacgaatattactgaataataaagttgcaaattttttagtcattatcaaaataaactaaagtttattttgaaaatataggaGTGtgtgaattatttaaaactaaaattataactgggttacttttttttgttataatttaatgcttttaaaaattgataagttttctttttatttgaaggTTTAAAAATACCGATAGAAGTAATATTTACGCTATAACACTGGCATTAATACCTATAAAAACCCATTTGAAATATCTGAAAACCCTTTTGCaatgtttcataaaattattttaggtatCTGCAATATTTTTCCGATTGGGTGTTTTTAAACAGTTGCAACAACCTCATAGGCATTTATCTCCGAGCTgggaaaaaatacaaatattcaaatttagtttaaaacagGGGTGGCCACAATAAGGCCCGCGAGCCAATCCGGCCCATAGCAACCTTTTATCCGGCCCGtcatttaattgtaaaaataagaaaaaaactataaacatatataataataataaattatatataatttaaatttttaaattattaaatttaaaaattttttttgtaaaaaaacaatcgctttaaataattaaaaatacattaaacaaATTCCTGCCGGCAATTAATCGTAGGATTAATTTCCGGCACGGCCGGCAATTACCATTTgcgttttttatttgtaaacggctcttcaaaatcaaaacaataaaaaatcgaCAAGGAATGTCGTTTATTTAATGATGAATGGcaaactaaatacttttttgttgaaTGTAATTCAGTGCTAGTATGTTTAATATGTAATGAATCGGTTTCAGTGTGCAAAGAATATAATTTAAGTAGGTAATATGatacaaaacattcaaaaacataTAATCAGTTTGTCAACGAGGTGTGGAaggaaaaatcaattaaattgaaaaaaatgttatttgaacaacaagatttgttaaaaaagggCAACACTGAGACAGAAAATACTATTGCAAGTTATGAAGTGAGTCTTCTTTTAGCTAAAAATTGTAAACCATTCAGTGATGGGAAAATTATTAAGGAATCTCTTGAAATTGTGTTCAAAAACATTTGtcctaaaaaattgaaaattttaaataatatctccCTCTCAAGACAAACAATTACACGAAGAACATGTGATATTGCTGATGATCTGAGTTTTTCATTGactgaaaaataaaagcatttcaGTATTATTCAATAGCTATTGATGAATCAACTGATATATTACAAACTGCTCAATTAGCTATTTATATTCGTGGTATTGATAATGATTTTCTTGTTACTGAAGAGCTACTTGACATCTATCCTATGCAAGGCAGAACAACAGGAGAAGACATTTTTCTTGCTatgaagaaagtttttaaaaagttcaacttGACTTACAACAGATTAATTTCAATTACATCAGATAGTGGCGGCTCaatgattggaaaaaaaatggGTGTTGTTTCCAGACTGGAAAATGAAATGGCAGAAAACAACTTGTCATTAATTAAGCTGCATTGTATTATTCATAAGCAAAATTTAACAGCAAAGACTATGGATGTGGAAAATGTAATGTCCGTAGTTGTTAAAGCAATAAACAGCATTAAGTCCAGTGCATTACAAAGTAGGCAATTCGAGGCTTTTCTTGCTGAAAATGACTCAGAATATGGTGGTCTGCTTTATTGTACTAAGGTGAGATGGCTTTCTAGAGGTAATATGCTAAAAAGAACTTATGATTTGAGACAAAATATGTtggattttttcaaaattatcaactAAGATTATCCACCAGAGCTAGAAGAAAACgagtttgttgaaaaatttgCATTTCTAGTAGACTTGACCCAACTTTACAATATACTTATCAAAGAACTCCAAGGAAAAGATCAATTAATTGGAAAAATGTTTATTCTAGCTTTTCAGTTGAAATTAACTTTGTGGGAGCAGCAGTTAAGAACCGGAAATTTCAGTCATTTTCCAACTTAAGTGAGCGAATCCTGGAAACACAGCAAAATTTGTAACCTGTATTGCTGAATTGAaaacaagattttcaaaaaggTTTGCAGATGTTAAGAATCATGCAGACAAAATCCAATTGTTCACAATGCCATTCTCTGCTGATATTGAAACTGTACCAGATAAATTCCAAATGAAGTTAATTGATTTTCAATGAGGGATGCTTTAAGAGAagcatataaaaaacaaaatttattgttattttacaaaaatcttgACCAAAATAAGTGCACCAACTTAGTCAACAATGCAAAAATGATGAGTGTCTTGTTTGGTAGCACATATTTGTGTGAAAGTGTTTTTTCTCGTATGAAATTTGCAAAATCCAAAACAAGGTCTGTACTGAAAGATACTAACTTGCAGAATACATTAAGAATCGCAACCAGTCAGTTGCCTATTGACATTaaaatattgtgaaaaaaaGGCAGGTTCGTGATTACCAATAaactataatttgtattataccTAATAGCCTTGTGACCAGCATATGTTGTTAGCTAATAAATATGTGTGTTTGAGTGTTATTCCTTtgcaaatcaatatttttttaaaaactatattattaaaaatctccAGCTCCATTTAACAGTTGAAAAGCTAACTTTGGCCCTTATCAAAAAAGTTGTGGCCACCCCTGGTTTAAaacgatttattttatttacacttatTTGACTAGAATTTTATTTGAACtgaaaagttagtcgggtaattttagttaattaaaatgttagtcaactaaatttagttaactaaaacgttagtcgactaattttaattaactaaaatgtaagtcgactaattttagttaattaaaaagttagtcggCTAATTTTGGttgactaaaaagttagtcagtTAATTTTGAAtggctaaaaagttagtcgactattTTTAGTTAGAGTAAAACTAACCTTTGCTCCCATCcctaaatgttattattaaatttttttttgaattattatcaGCATTTCATTTGAAGgcaattgtttgtttgttttgctgAGAACAAGAGTAGTTAAGCAATGTCGagcaataaatttattaacatatCGAAATGGTTTACAAAAGTAGTATAGCAGGTggaacaaaactttaaaaactattaaaataatttatatattattttacttaggtattttatattcatcgatCTACAAggattattttgtaaaactttaatattgcaaaacttagcgtattattttaaaagtgcctcAATTTTCAGATGTTAAATGTTACATATAAGAAATACCGTTTTCATTTTAtccaatatttatttactttttataaattcttttcaaCCATCTTTTATAGGCCAAATGAACAAGAGGAACCTGCAATACCAAAAAACTTAGAGGAACCTTGCAATTCACACAATTCACGATGTTCAATGGAAACTATTGAGAATGTAAACCAGCCTAACCATCCTAGAAGCCTAACCATCCTAGAAGAACCATCCTAGAAGTTTCAACTTCCCATCAAGTACGTTTGGAAAGAATCCAAAGCAAAGATCATTTAACCAATTCTGGTTTGATCGATTCCCACGGCTACACAACAGTCAATATAAAGatgctattttttgttttacctgCATAACTGCTTTAAGTAAATACATGATTTCATCGGCAAAAGCTGAAAATACCTTCACCTTAATCGGCTATCGAAACTGGAAAAAAGCACTTGAATCAGCAAGAGGTTTTTCAAAGCATGAGTATAGTGATTCCCATAAATAAGGAAACGAGCGCTTGATTACTGGACCTGAAAAATGTAAGGATATTGCAGAGTCTTTTGACACCGAATTGGCCTAAAGTAAAGAAACTAATCGAAAAATGCTTATGAGGAGTGTTCAAAATAGGTATTTAACCCAGCAATCTTTGCCCCTTATAGTAAACTGgaacaatgataaaaaatgtgaaataaaCTCTAACTTTTACCAGTTTCTTTTACTTCGCAGTGAGGATAACAAAGAACTGACCTGGTGgctttaaatgaaaacaaatcgTTTTGTTTCACTAGCaatacaaaatgaaataattgaaattatgGCACTACACGTTTTGTGCAAGATTGTCAACAACATACAGTCAGCGGCTATCTTTAGTGTTCTTTTAGACACACAAATTATGTTTCCAATACGGAGCAGCTAGTACTTTGTTTCCGGTGGGTTGATGATGATCGAAGAGTTCATTGGCATGCATCCGTTACCAAATACAACGTCCGAAGAAattcttatataaatttatatatatatatatatatatatatatatatattcttaaagaaatttattagaattataattataaatttataagaaattcTTATAtgaatttatacatttatacatatatatatatatatatatatatatatatatatatatatatatatatatatatatatatatatatatatatatatatatatatatataatataataataatttatataataataatttatatataataattgcaAAAGTGTTATACCCTTCAAcattaaaatggaaaattataTACTTTCACCACCTGAACTCAGATAAAAAGTACTTGAAATCTCGTGAAAATCAGGGAATACTCAGGAAAAATGGGTTTCTAAACTGACATgaactgtgtgtgtgtgtgtgtgtgtatatatatatatatatatatatatatatatatatatatatatatatatatatatatatatatatatatatatatatatatatatatgtatatatatatatatatatatatatatatatatatatatatatatatatatgtatgtatatatatatatatatatatgtatgtatatatatatatatatatatatatatatatatatatatgtgtataaatatatgtatatatatgtatatatatatatatatatatatatatatatatatatatatatatatctatatatatatatatatatatatatatatatatatatatatatatatatatatatatatatatatatgtatatatatatatatatattaaaagagagactaaagccaaaaaatattttaagactgaagttacttaaaataattcttattgTATATTTCTGCTGAAAAATTTGATATGTGTATGCGTAAGCCATCTCAGTTGTAAAAACGCTTACATTATTCATAACATTTAATTGTTTGTGCATGACTTACATCTTTTATACAGGGTGGCCAGCCACTTTGTCCATTTAAATTCCTTGACTTAATATATTTTCCCCTGAGTTGaacttacttttttaacaacttacTTGTACTTGAACTTGAGTACTtcaacttacttttttaataagtgcctttttttttctagttttatatCCTAGATTATTACAATAAAGGAAATAAGCTTCAAGTCAGAGTTTTTCTGTAGAGAAATCATTTATATGTTATACGATCGTATTATAAGCTTCAGCcttaatatttgtaataaacttataaaaaaacaaactagtcTATTTAGTCTTTAACTcaactatttgaaaaattacAGTTGTTAATTGTGTTACATACCTTTTTTTCCTGTATTAAATCTTAAGGTACTTTACTGGGCCTgttaccaatatatatataatagatttgCATATTACCAACAATGGTTCAGAAAAGGTTATagaaatctttaaaagaaattcttaaactttcaaaagaataaaacacacataaataaaaatggtaaaaatcaaagattataaatataaaagaaatagatttttgtttctcagattaaaaatcattttaaaatttaaagaagtaataataattcaaatcaATGTAATCAAAAAAGTGTAAATCTGTTTATTCTATTTTGCaagaaagcatttttaattCAACTTCAATCTCACGTTTATCTTTCTAATGATGTTGATTTAGCTTTGTTTTTGTAGCatttaatttcttgattttcTGCACAGCTAATCTTTTATCAAtactttctttttcttcttgGAACTGCTTTTCTCTCTTTCGTTTCAATGAATATTTGGTAATGTAAATGAGAAATTTTACACTTTTGATCATTGATTTGGTTGTTTCAACATTGCAAACTCCAACATGGAGAATTCCGTCATATAGCAGTCTTTGGGCAACAACAGAGCTAAACTGTAAATTTTCTACAACAACATCTGAATTGATAGAAAACCCACATTCATCTTGTGCATTTCCATCTGAAAATTTGAAGACAATTTTGGATACTTCAAATAAGAAACTAAAATTCTAGCTTGTAAAAGGAGTTGAAAAAACATCCAACCTAtctttataaacataatttgtaaTCTGTGGATGCCTTTGGCAAGATCACATAAATCTTGATACTGAATATTGACTTTATCAGCTAATGTAGCATTATTCTATTAAGATCCGTGAAGGATTGTGAGTAAATCAGTCATTCTGCTTTTTCCCAAATCAGAATTAGAACAATTAATAATGGGGTTCAAAGCGTATATAGCTCttgtaagttttgttttaaaggaCTTTTCTCCCTAGTTTATCAACCACTCCGATATAAAACTGGATACAATCACCTCGAAATTGtaacttttgattttcatttacttttattttacaaagaaGCGAAGAAGTTGCAATAACAAATTTACTTCTTTTTCGTGACACTTGCATGGttaagtttattttcattagctgcaacgtgtttttttttttttttgccttttttctttagtttagtgtaatttttataaattaatttatttccagatgttggtttttttaagtattttatatagtttttactttttttttgaggatttcTTAAGATTTGTATTTACCCAAGgtgaatttaaacttttatcgGTTTTTGTAAATTGACGTTTTCGAAAATTTACATCGTATATTTCATAAAAGGTTTGAAAGAATCTGTCGTACATTATATTTGCTTCGAATGAACTGTTCACATGCTGCCAATTTATTAGAGAGAGAGCTGATCTTTAAATGATGCcatatttttatcattgaaaGATCGCTTGATCgctttttattgcttttttacaattttttttttaatgttaataaaaaaaaaagtaagggaAACGATCcgaaacataatttttaattaaacctaTTTTAAGAGATTCCTCAAAAATATCGgttgttattttgttatcaattaaggTCGCTGACGTTGAGGTTACTCtagttagttttttaataagcgGTATAGCTCCACTTTAGAATAAATCatcgtaaaactttttaacgTTGCCATTGACGTGGTactcaaaacaattaaaattaaagtcaccaattatataatttattctcttttcctttaaaaacttgtttttaaacaatttaaacattattaagcaaatatgcaataaaatgtttgatatgGCCAGATGGTGGCCGATAGCAGCAGCTTAAGAGtatacttttatttcttaaaagtttaatCATTAAAATCTCTTTATTGTCATCAGAAATACTTATCTCAGGCCTGATATAAAATCTTAAGTtttcctttatataaaaaagaacacCACCGCCTCGTTTATTTACTTTTCGCACTAGTGcgattatattaaaataatatagatcCTTAAACTTTTCATTAAGATTACTAAATGCTGGCTTCCTGCACAACTAAACAAATCTTATGATGGAAAAGATTTACCCATGCATGgaatgaaatttatattttatataagcatAGTTAATTGAGGAACAACACCCTTAATATAAGCATAGTTAATTGAGGAATATAATTGAGGAATATAATAAGGAGTAAATATAAGCATAGTTAATTGAGGAACAACACccttgaaaactaaaaaaccgAATGTGCTCAAAAGCTTCAAACTAGAGGTAAAACAATCGAGGTCAATGTGTTTCGAAGACAAAGCTTCGACGACGCTAAATGTAGTGTGTGATTGTGTTTAAAAATCgttaaaagttgtataaaaattaattaaacggtTTTCAAATCGTATTATTTCCAAAATAATACTTTCGCGGTTTTTAAAATCGTAAAAATTTGCGTAAATTTGAAAATggcatgttttaaaattgtttaaaatttctgaaGACTTTCAAACTTGTATGTGGCTGTACTAGTACTATTATGCTCTTCCTTTCTAATCTCCTAGACTCCTACTCTATCCCTTAGATTTGGAAAAAATCACAATCGATGAGAAGCTACCTATGTTTAGGTTCAATGACACCGTTATAAAGTAAAGTGAAGTGATAACTGGTTTGCTATATGGTAGCAATCTCTGCTCTTCTAAGTTctaatttcttaataataaaaatttgaagaatACACTTCAGTAACACTACAGAAATAAAGAATGTTCAAAGATATGCTAATACTCTTACATTTGTTTAATAATCATTCAAGATTTCGAAAGTCCAATTCCTTAAAcatgtgaaaaaattatttgcatattttgattatgtatattatagatatattattgATCTAATTTGAAATAATCCTAACATGCTACCCTAGTAAAGAACATTAAGTTGTCTCTTTCCAGtcttttattctcattttttagtGCAAGTGCCTGGCCGTGGGAGACCAGATGATGTCAGTCTCGCCTTTACAGTTCAACTATACTgaagatttcatttttaatgtgGCGGTATCATAATTACCATCCTAGTCTGAGTCATCGTCATCATTGTTTTAATCTCTGCCTGGAGCAGGTCTAGCTGTTATTTGCTCTTCCATGGAGCTGTATTCCCAAACTGGTACAAAGGGGTTTAGCAGATCGAAGTTCTCGTTGATGAAGACCAACTTCTCGGTGATTTTTGGAGACAACCTGCATCTTTAATTGTGAGCCACTTGTCCAGCTTCACTAAAGGCCCGCCCACAAGAGGCGGCAGGCAATAATAATCCCGTGCTAGTCCTGTCAGGATGGGCATCTCTCTGCGATGTGTCCTCCACCATTCAAGGACATCAACCTTCGAATCTATTTTAGTTATTTCTCTGAATTTTGCCTACTCAACGGTAATCGGAGGACCCTCAGCTATAGTAAGTCTGCCTGAACTGACTGGACAGTCTAAAAGGAAGGAAGGAAGTTAAACATTTAGTAAACTTAGTATAACTTTGCTTACTCTAAtctagtatttttaaaatcaaataatttttaaaaagttcgtTGAACATTGAACCCACCCCCTCTCCCCATATGACATCATGtcctcaaaataaaatttttatgtcttaGTTTGTTCGATTGCATGAAGATTagtaaaagtataaatttattttatattatacttaataGCTATTTCCTTTGCTACTGCCTTCCAGAATTCAATCTCACCATCATCTTCAAGAAGCTCATAAATGATCTCATCTAACATTGATTGTAACTTAAGACATTGTGTACCTTGCTAGTTTGACATCCAGTCTGCTGTTGTAGGTTGACTGGCTTTCAACTTATCAAAAATCTCATCCCTACCACCATAAGCGTGCAGTTGTTGACCTTTCAAAGAGTGCAGCAGGCAGCCTACAGCATAAGGAATGTCACATCCTCAAGATGAACAATGGCTGTCAGTGCTTTATCCATTGTAAGTTTCTTATCACTCGACATTGACTTAGAGATGATTCGACATGTGGTCAGGAGTGGCAGAATGGTTACAATCAGCTCAAATTGTCCATCCGTAGAAATGGGTGCGTTTTATTCTTTATTGTCAGCCCAGAGAGCACACAACACACTTCGGAGATGGTTGATGTCTAGGAGAATTATCTGGACAGAGTTCCATCTGGTAGCACAAGGAGCAGTGGTCCTTCTGTACGGTActgaaacaaaaactaaaacaaaaatttgcaagaaactaaatttaaaattcgcATAAAATTGTAAACTCTTAGAAAACTttgctaaaaattttgtaaaaaaatttgtttaaattagaCATTGAGTAGTAATACTTCGTATTcgtaaatacttaaaaatttaaaaatattaccattTATCTCGAGGCACTTCTTTTTCAACACCTCTTCAGCAAGAGGAGAGTGATGTCCTGCATGCATTGATAGCAGCCTTAATATCAGGCTGTTTGTTGAGAGTCCTTTCCACAGCCAAGTGTTTGTTGACAAGCCTATTCCAGGGCCAAGTTTGTGGTCAATGCATGTGATTAAACCAATTTAAGATCAGCAATAGTCTCTGACTTCCTCAGTGcagcttttatatttaaagcttGATCACTCAAAACAACCCGTTTTATGACCATTTTgggttttataaaagttttgggACTCACAACTTTTAACCAAGTTGTCTAACTGAGTATCAATGTTCTGACCAGTGAGCTTTGCTAGAAATGCGATAACTCCAACAGTTACCTTTCGTAGAACAAACTCCTTGATGATGTAATAAAGAGTCACCACCATGAATCGTTGTTGCGTGAGGTCCAGATGTCAGTGCACTTTTTCCCAAATTTAAAATAGGcagatcatttttattttacttaattgaACGCTTAACTCTACTTTTTAGGTTTATTGCCTgctgcaaataaaatattagaaactCTTAGCTTATTCCAGCTGCAATATGAGTTTGATCCTTTCCATTCACTGAATCTTTTTCATAATTTCGATTATCATTAACTAATGTTGCCGCTCATACTTAAACGATTCAGCATTTCTGATTACATTATGTAAACTAAGAGCGCTTTTAAACGTGTTCAACTAATGATTTTCTTAATTGAATGGTTTATTGAATAATTCATCCAtgtcacttttatttttcatgcCTGATTCAGATGTTGATGTATCATCACCTGAAATCAAATTTTCTGCAATTTTTCCAGCTAAAATAATGCGATGTAAAACAATGTCACTTTTATTCCTCATTATCACGTAGATGGAATAAAAGATCtggatgattttaataaaatttattcagaaATTTTTACAAGATGCATCAATGCCCTCACTATTTTTAACATATCGCAAAAATATCTGTTATAAACGTGACAGTGACATTTCACTATCATTGAACAAACGACCTTCGATTACTTCTTTGCAAAACAAATcgtaagattttttataaataaaagcctTCAAGATTAAGGATTTTCTAACATTAGGATTTTAAATACACCTTACGTGTTTTGTAGGAGCGCACATGATAACATGCATCAATAGCAAAACATCTCTAGAGGAATTCGGAAGAATTACCAAATCTATGTATCCTACACAGAGTCATTTCAAAAATACCCATTTCCGTTGCTTATTGTGAACAATCATccaattgaaacaaaaattaattgaagaTTATCTGCGTACTCTAATGTCACACGAAAGACATCCAGGATTGATAGAAAATGCGACCGCCAGAAAAATTGACTACAATGATGTAATTTGTGAATTTGCAAGCTAAAGGGCTCGGAAgattaacttataatttatttgtaaaactttttgtaGAAATTAAACCCAATACAAAACAATtcaataaagttgaaaaaaaaaactctgaatATTACAGGACAAAGtacttaacttttaaagttccatccttacaaatatattattgtcATAAGAATGAATTAAACTACAGTTTCCTGATTCCTCAACAGTTTCCAATGTGTCAAAATTTATATGTAGCGTTAAAATCGGGCTTGGTGACAGAGTTAATAAACTTCACTGGTTGGAAACACGAAAGGTTACATAAACTATATTCGGTTGAAAATGCATTCACGTGACATTGACCGtgttcaaattataaataaatgtatgaTAATTATgaacacaataaaatattatattattttacagtaagatataattattaaatgatataattattaaaatatataattattaaaagataagATATAAGGTATTAAAAGGtaagatataattattaaataattattaaatagtaCAATAAGTATTAAGTAGTacatactaataataatattcagtAATGTATAATATTTCTATTTAGTATATAATATCTAGGGTGGATCCAGGAATAATATTGACTGTTGCAGAAGTATAACCAGATAACCCCAGcgatagaggactttttttttttttttaacaatgacacatttttttttaaagctttcaaCATTAATCTAGCGGGTATTGTAATCAAAGTTTAATAGTATGAAAAATAACATCAGAgctattctaaaaaaaaagaactgatGAAAAGTATGTGATTTAATACACGTTTATTGCAAGgtcattattaataataatataaacaatatagcagtgctttttttcaaaaaaaaggtgTCGAAACTCATTATTagtatattacaaaaaattaagactttaaagtttttttaaaaggtaaaggAATGGCGTTTGGTGCGTTTGGAGAAAAAACGCACTGCAATATTTTAACCGCTAAAACCTGTTTTGTAAGATtactagaaaataaatttatcctTACCTTAATTgtattcaacatcctaaactgttggctaatgaacaataaagtaaagttcaagtcgtGGAAATTTACTCAATtcaaaccatattttaacagtaggcaactaaaacaaaataatggtAAAGATAGAactcaataaatataaaaaaaaaaaaaatttcataaaaaataaaaatacctataaacttttttaacaaaacctttaaagataaatgtcataaaaatttCCTGTAAATATTCTAccagtaataattaaaaatatcctgtaaatattatatcagtaataaataaaaatattctacaTATATTCTCTCtctcttatatataaatatatatataaatatatatatatatatatatatatatatatatatatatatatatatatatatatatatatacatatacatatatatttatatatatatatatatatatatatatatatacatatatatatatatatatatatatatatttatatatatgtatatgtatatatatatatatatatatatatatatatatatttataaatatatatatatatatgtatatatatatatatgtatatatatatgtatatatatatatatatattatatctgatatataatatatatatatatatata
This window contains:
- the LOC136086878 gene encoding general transcription factor II-I repeat domain-containing protein 2-like, with the translated sequence MLFEQQDLLKKGNTETENTIASYEVSLLLAKNCKPFSDGKIIKESLEIVFKNICPKKLKILNNISLSRQTITRRTCDIADDLTIDESTDILQTAQLAIYIRGIDNDFLVTEELLDIYPMQGRTTGEDIFLAMKKVFKKFNLTYNRLISITSDSGGSMIGKKMGVVSRLENEMAENNLSLIKLHCIIHKQNLTAKTMDVENVMSVVVKAINSIKSSALQSRQFEAFLAENDSEYGGLLYCTKVRWLSRDYPPELEENEFVEKFAFLVDLTQLYNILIKELQGKDQLIGKMFILAFQLKLTLWEQQLRTGNFSHFPT